Proteins from a genomic interval of Thermodesulfobacteriota bacterium:
- a CDS encoding Smr/MutS family protein, giving the protein MRPRKTSSIIKSFQELNIVLDIKSLPAYHAATDAVSEDKLSPEAEESLFRTAMDGVRPIPNQRYVERASRIEGTGGFVKKDDAEALESLKDLVSYGRGFDVASTPEYIEGTGYHIHPEIAKRLHRGDFSIQAHLDLHGLIAEDAKEVFDQFMKWAVTYGKTGVLITHGRGLSSPGEPVLKKKVEEWLTKGVWRKWVVAYSSARKCDGGAGATYVLLRSRPVSKRLKKQKIGAERS; this is encoded by the coding sequence ATGAGGCCTCGAAAAACCTCTTCTATTATTAAATCCTTCCAGGAATTAAACATTGTCCTCGATATAAAGTCTCTTCCAGCCTACCATGCTGCTACCGATGCGGTCTCTGAAGATAAGTTGAGCCCAGAGGCTGAGGAGAGCCTGTTTCGAACAGCGATGGATGGCGTGAGACCCATTCCCAACCAGAGATATGTTGAGAGGGCTTCCAGAATTGAAGGGACTGGGGGGTTCGTGAAAAAAGATGATGCTGAGGCCCTCGAAAGTCTTAAGGACCTTGTAAGTTATGGAAGAGGGTTCGATGTCGCAAGCACACCCGAGTATATCGAGGGGACGGGTTATCATATCCATCCTGAAATCGCCAAGAGGCTACATCGGGGCGACTTTTCCATTCAAGCACACCTCGACCTCCACGGACTGATTGCCGAGGATGCCAAAGAGGTGTTTGATCAGTTTATGAAATGGGCGGTAACTTACGGAAAAACAGGGGTTCTGATCACTCACGGCAGAGGACTTTCTTCACCTGGCGAACCGGTCTTGAAGAAGAAGGTCGAAGAGTGGCTCACGAAGGGAGTCTGGAGAAAGTGGGTGGTCGCCTATTCCAGCGCAAGAAAATGTGACGGAGGCGCAGGGGCGACCTACGTCCTGCTCAGGTCTCGTCCTGTTTCGAAGCGTCTGAAGAAGCAAAAAATAGGTGCCGAAAGGTCTTGA